A stretch of DNA from Paenibacillus sp. FSL W8-0186:
TGCAGAGCCGTGTTATCGATGTCGTCGAAGTAGAGACTGCGGATATGGTACTCCCCGTTAGAGCCTGTATGCCGATCATGATCCATCAGGTTGGCCAAACGCTGCCGTAAAAGAAAATATTGCTGCCGGTTAATTAAAAATTTGAATTCGTGCCGAAAGTTGAGTTTCTTATTCATGAATGCTTGTACACCTCTTTTCCTGGGGAATTGCTATATAGAGTTCATAGCTGGTTCTTACCCGCTATGTGAGCTCAAAATATATCCTAGCAGCCGTTCCTGATTTCTCACTTAATGTAAACTGAATGTCAACTGAAAGTTAAAATATGTTTCGATATTTTAAATTGGGGTAATGAATAATTTGGATATTATACATAGTCATTTATGATCAAACAGGGAAAGGGACGTAAGACGAAGATGGCATGGAATCAGATGAAGAGGAGAAGGACACACACGCGGAAATGGAATGAAAATAAGGGTCTATGGCACATATTGTTCATCGGTTCGATTGTCGCTGCTTTGGCCATGACCGTTGCCGGCTGTGGAAAGGGAGGGGACGCCGGGAAGGCGGAGCATGTTCCGGCCGCTTCAGCGATGAATGAGGGCAATGTGTCCAATGCTGCGCCCGAATCCAAAGCAGCGGCACACGACGAAAAAGGCTCCAATGTGAATTTTGAAATCGAGACGGGCGGGAAATCCGAGGATGCCCCGGCTGACCAAGGCGATCCAAACGTATGGATTAAAGCCATAGCCAAGCTGGAAAACGAGAGATTCGTGATTTCGGGTACGACGAATTTGCTGCCGGGCGTAAAAATGAAAGCCGACCTCACCGCTGCCGGCTACAATATGTGGGGATATAACGATGAAGCAGATGTGGGACGTGACGGCACCTTTAAATTCGATATCAAGCAGCCGAATATCAAGGAAGGAATGCTGGACATTACGATCAGCTTCGTACCCGAGAAGCAAGCGGGCGAAATGGAGGCTTACGGCAAGGACGGCAGCAAGCTATACGGTCCTTATATTCACCAGTATGAAGAGTCGGATCAGGTATACCAGAAGGCAGTAGCCTTTATTCATGTAAATGCAGACCCGGAGAAGGCAGGCCAGGAGTGGGAGACGGAGATTCCTGGCGAGAAGCCGGAGGATTACGGCAGCCCGGCCGTGTGGATTACCCCGGTGATTTCATTTGACGGCACCCGCTATCAGATTAAGGCTACAAGCAATCTGCATGAAGGGGTAGAGGTAAAGGCCGACGTGGACATTCCGGATCACTGGCATATTGGGTACGGCGAGAGCGCCAAGGTCATGCCGGACGGTTCGTTCAGCCTGCAGATGAAGAAGCCGGGCAAAGTGGATACGTTCTATATCGTTTTGAAGGTCATCCCGAATGAAGATATGCCGAAGGCGGCGAAAGAAGCTTATGGAGCTAACGGGGAGAAATTCGATGGAGAGCTGGTCAAAGCGGAACAGAGCGATCAAGGCTCGATATCGGTCATCCAGCTGAAAATGAAGATTAAGGAAGAACAATGACAATAGGGGGGCCTGTGGTATGAAGTTACCAGGGGCCCCCTTTTTTTATCGGCTGGATGCTTAAAGCTTGGTCTGTGTGTTGGCATACCGTTTGCGGCCTCGGAGCAGCAGGAGGAGCGCAGGCGGCAGGACGACGAGCAGAAGAATCAGTCCCCATAACAGATCACCCGGTCCTGCGATGTTATCCGTGAGCAACCGGTAGTAAGCGTAGAGCGAGTAGGGAAGCACAAGTACGATAGAGGTCAAGACGCCCGGGGTATACAACCTGAAGTAGACGGATTGAAAGACATGGGTAAACACATGCAGAAAGAATAAATGCAGGGCGGCGATAAAGGGCAGATAGAAGGAGTAAAACACAGCGAGTACCGTAACGGTCACAAGGACGATGAATACGGCCAGAACGTCCTTGGCAAAATTCAAGGTGTTCAATTGAAACGAAGCCTGGTACAGCTTGCGGGCAAACGGGGGCAGCGAGCTTTGAACGCGCGCTCCATGCTGCGTAACCCAGCGCTCTATCGTAAGAATTTCCTCGAAGTCATGAAACACAAAAATGATAGGAAACAGCCATAACAGACTTAGAAAATGAATGTGTTCATTTAGCTGGATCAACGCGTCTATTAACATGATTCTCACGCTCCTAGAGATAAAATATCATATTTATGGATGGGAAATCCATTGGATGTCTCTATTCCAGCTAAAAAAGAGGCACAGCTTGCCCGTAGTGACAAGCCATACCTCTTTCAGTTCTAGTTCTCGATGACGATCCGATCAAGCTTCAGGTTAACCGGGTTGGCGATCGTATCGCCTACTGGACATTTACTCTCCAGAAAATGTACGAACTCTTCCACTTTTTCACGAGGGGAGCTGGTTTTA
This window harbors:
- a CDS encoding HXXEE domain-containing protein encodes the protein MLIDALIQLNEHIHFLSLLWLFPIIFVFHDFEEILTIERWVTQHGARVQSSLPPFARKLYQASFQLNTLNFAKDVLAVFIVLVTVTVLAVFYSFYLPFIAALHLFFLHVFTHVFQSVYFRLYTPGVLTSIVLVLPYSLYAYYRLLTDNIAGPGDLLWGLILLLVVLPPALLLLLRGRKRYANTQTKL